From the genome of Tachysurus fulvidraco isolate hzauxx_2018 chromosome 14, HZAU_PFXX_2.0, whole genome shotgun sequence:
ctctcctctctcgagagagagagagagagagagaaagggacatTTAACATTGACCTTTGTGTCCTGATGCTTTTAAGAAACTCTGCTCTTATCTCCATAAACCTCAACAAGAGGAACTATATTTTTCCCAAATggaagtaaaagaagaagaagaagaagaagaagaagaagaagaagaagaagagtgatTTGGGATTGCTGCTAAATGACAGGAAATTGCAGCAGGACTCTGATGATGTTCGAGGAGCAAGCCAGACTTCctgctcagaaaaaaaaaaacaaattcatcCCACAGATTGGAGGCTGACAAAAATCCTCACAAacccttctacacacacacacacacacacacacacacacacacacacacacacacacacacacacacacacacacacacacacagggagcaAATCCTCATAAACAGCTGGACAAGCCTCAGTTATGACccatagaaaaaagaaagaaaacttggTCCACATTTTCAAACTTTCCTTTTTTAAGTTTTGCTAATGGCGCTACGATGCTAAACAGCAAGAGATACTTATAGCTTCCAGTTCAGCATCATGTCAACCGTGTGCCTAATTCACGAGCGTAATTTAGCAGGGCTTAAAGTAATCACAGTGTAAATTCTGAAGCCGTTTTCTGCTTTCGTTTCAATAAAACAATGGAGAAGGAAAATATACACAGATAACCGCTGCGACCAATACAAAGTAATGCTCATGTCAATGCTAACGTCTAATGCTAAATGTTCTCATTAGGACTTTACAAATATACAATTgtcatgttattgttattggggggcgtggtggcttagtggttagcacgttcgcctcacacctccagggtcggggttcgattcccgcctccacctcgtgtgtgtggagtttgcatgttctccccgtgcctcgggggtttcctccgtgtactttggactcccccggtccaaagacatgcatggtaggttgattggcatctctggaaaattgtccgtagtgtgtgagtgagtgaatgagagtgtgtgtgccctgtgatgggttggcactccgtccagggtgtatcctgcctcgatgcccgatgacgcctgagataggcacaggctccccgtgacccgagaagttcggataagcggtagaaaatgaatgttgtGAGTAGCAGAAAAAAAGGTGGACACGAGGCAGCCCAACACAAGACTTTTATCTTGAAGGAGGCATTTTTAGCCGCGGCGTCTTAATCCGTGCGGCTCAGATGAAGTGCTTTTTTTCAGAGGAAATTCAATAAACAGCCATTTTTCCTCAATTTACGTCTTATTCGGCTCTCGGGCCGCACTCGGTACTCTGGAATCAAATCTACAGCCGCTTCATTTCTGTTATCACATTTTCTGTCGAGCTGAACGAGTTCGTGTTCCTCCACACGAGTTCCTCGATCCAGTAAAAGGTATCAGGGTATCGACATATAACGTCAGATCGGTTTCTCACATATTCAGAAATCAGTGcagctttaaacaaacaaacaaacaaacaaacaatttaaattATGTccattaaaattaatttgtttatcagAACACACAGCAGCACTTTTTAAAGTCtgtgaatctaatctaatctaatctaatctaatctaatctaatctaatctaatctaatctaatccaacCCAATATTTAAACCCTGCTATGACTGGGTTAGTTGGTGTTTCAGGGCCTTtctacacccggtcacttcatgtgttgtctctgatccgatagctatctgatttgttaaaactgttccatttacatcaggccacataaatgcgtctcggcgaatcggatatcgatccgatctttctactcccgcccaaaacgctaatatattttacctcattttcggggtaattgaaatggaacacgctgtGGTGTATGCAGTTGCtagaaaaaacagcatttactgtttgctgcattttcgctggagcagcagcgcattttaagacccaacgagacgcctgggtgaaagatcagcgctggtgggaaaacatatttgtttctggcgcgatgcacgactcgcgagtcacctccgagtgacgtacttccgtttgggaggagtatagcgctgacgtatgtggcttgaacaaccacatgcatttacacctgtccggtttcatctgaaacgtgtcccagacctcctcctgaaggggtttgagcgctCGGATTTATATCCGCCTCGAAAACATTTCGGAGGGAATTTAGACCTGGTcattttaccatcggatagctatctgatcacagaaaacgcaggaagtgaccaggtgtaaaaacccccttagtTACTGCTTCTTGTCTGAAGGTTTGGAATCTGATCTGTTTGAGCACAGAGATCAGATAAGGAGGTGAGATCGAGCGAAGCGATAAAGCGCTGCCGCATCAATCGATCGATCGTTTGAAGCGGAGCTGAAGCAAGGAGCAACAGGTaaggtttagggtttagggttaatCTGCTACAACGATTGACAGAGAGTCAAACAGCATTGTTTGTAATTTTGGATGTAcgattttattacaaaataaataaatgaaggttttgttttctttcagcaCCCTAAAGGACCATAACCACTATTTTATACCGGAATACTTTAACGATCTCCGTCAGCAAGATCACCTTCTCTCATGAAACCTGGCGACTGCAGCGCTGCTTCTCTCGTGTTGTGAGCGGCGCTCGTCGTGCTGGCCCGCTGACCTACATCGCCAAGGGTACCGACATGTTGCCAAGACAACGCCAGGAATAAAGCCCCTCTTCTAAGAACAGCTCTCACATCAGAGCACGGTGACGGCGTTCCCTGTTTCCAAAGAATATCAGCTGCGTCCAGGCGATGATTAGATTCCACTTACCAGAGAAGCTCCCTATCGATctgactgacaaaaaaaaacaacttgatCTCCCACCAAGCAtgcaggagaaaaagaaaaatctgttcCTTATTTTAGTAAAAGTTCATTGCAGAAGTCTGTTTCTGGtattgtgaaaacacacacacacacacacacacacacacacacacacacacacacacacacacacacacacacacacacacatcataaagGAGCCATTCGGAAAATACTGAGCTGTAATGAGCTAATGAGTCAGTGTGCTGCTATGCTGCTACACTGTTCCTCGATTTGAATGAAAAATGTGCCTTTGTGCttcaggagagaaaaaaaacatcaaatattaAAACCTCAGGACAATGAAAGTGTCTCCTTAGTGCTTTCAATAAATATACAATGAACGACGTATAAAATATAAACGCAGAGCCGTGCAGACTTTATTATTCGCCGTTTATACACCGGATTCtttgcaataaaaatatatcgggacaaaaaatattaaaaatgatcaaattatcAAATTatcgcacggtggcttagtggttagcacgttcgcctcacacctccagggtcagggttcgattcccgccaccaccttgtttgtgtggagtttgcatgttctccccgtgccttgggggtttcctccgggtactccggtttcctcctccggtccaaagacatgcatggtaggttgattggcatctctgggaaattgtctgtagtgtgtgtgtgtgtgtgtgtgtgtgagtgaatgagagtgtgtgtgtgccctgtgatgggttggcactccgtccagtgtgtatcctgcctcgatgcccgatgacgcccgagataggcacaggctcgccgtgacccgaggtagttcggataagcggtagaaaatgagtgagtgagtgagaaattaTCTCAGGAAATGACCTGTAATATAAAAGAATTCCAAAGAGCTGACTGGATGTTAGCCATCGTTATTTAACATTGTTGTTGTCCCCTCAGTTCcttattgttttctttgttgcaatttttttatttcgcttctGCTACTAAATATCAGAATTCCTCATAAATCAGATGCTGTGAGATCTTCGGTGCTGTATAATATGATCAAGATAAACGATCGAATCACATCTAGTGGGTCTTATATAGCTTGTGTACACTGGAATACTGGAATAGTACACAAGACTACATGAAGTAAACAACACGGGctgtaaactgtaaacagcCAGAACTGTGaaggaaacattttttaaagaacatcACGGATACATTTTTGAATTTCAATTCAGATTCCTGCCACTTTAAACAAACTGAAATCTGACAATGATTACgcaatttaattcattttctaccgcttatccgagcttctcgggtcacggggagcctgtgcctatctcaggcgtcatcgggcatcgaggcaggatgcaccctggacggagtgccaacccatcacaggacacacacacactctcattcactcacacactcacacactactgacaattttccagagatgccaatcaacctaccatgcatgtctttggaccgggggaggaaaccggagtacccggaggaaacccccgaggcacggggagaacatgcaaactccacacacacaaggcggaggcgggaattgaaccccgagccaccgtgtcccctcaatttatattattaataataaaagatttaCAGCTTTTCGTGTCGCAGAGGACCACAAAAGCGTcaactcttctgtcctgaagactttacTGTGGTGGAAAAACCCTGCCACTGGAgattccttccataaatgtgAAACATAAACCATACAAGCATAATTTCTTTCTAGAGAAATGATAATGTTGTAATATAAACCTGAATGTGAACAGGGGTgccaataaatatattaaatattgttgCTCTTTCTGGAGAATTTTCCAGGATGCTTACTCAATGCCAGTGGGAATCATTTTGACCATTTCCCACTTTTCTCTAACACCAGCCTGTATTGTCTGGGATGTTGCCTGTGATCATTAGCAAATTGGAAGCTCGGTCAGAACTGGATCGTTAGATCAGTATCCGATAGATCTGATCTCAGGTTATGGCAAATCTGTCCTTTGGGAAAGTGATTCTCTAGGGCCGGATTAACAAGATCAGACTTGTCGGAGGAGGAGATGAAGTCTGCAAGAGGGATGATAAACACCACTGCACAAACATCTGTCTTGATCAGACTCCAACAGCTTGTCAATCATCCAGGCGCATCATCATGCATCATATCTTCATTTTGGAATGATCTCATCAGGGAAATGCTtcggaatggatggatggatggatggatggatggatggatggatggatggatggatggatggacaacaacaagaaaaacaaaaaacaaaaacaaaaacaaggacGGAtgtatagacagacagaaaagacagaagaTCTGATGCTGATTAGATCTTACCGTAACACCACTGGAATGGTTGCATCAGTTGatcccttccacacacacacgcacagctcTGTGTTTATATCAGCGCGACTTCACCTTTTATTCTCActctccatctatctatccagaTGTAACCAGATGTCCATTGTCATCTTTACCCAAGAAACAGCCGTGTTTGTGCTTGAAGTCATACAGACACATCAGATCTAACCAGAGTCTTTCCCAATTCAATGTTTTCATCGTTCTCTGCTGTTCAGCGTTTGATCTCCATCTTCCACGAGAGGGAAAATCCtcggtgaaaacacgctggcaTCCGCGATAGGAGGAGTGAATTAATGAGGAATCGTTTGGGTTTTGAACGACTCTTTCACGCGAGTCGATTCGGAAAGCGTGTCATAAATAATGCGCACGCGCAAAACGCACAGTTCTTCCCGGTATGTTATGAGTCTGTCATTGATCAAGATCTCAACAATGCACTGCATTTTATTAACGTACCGACATTAACGCACAGACTCGACATAATGCAATTgtaatttactaaaaaaaaaaaaaagattaagcaTGAAGTGATTTTCCTGCCTGTTTCATATACAATAAGTTACAGAACGAGATGCTATTTAAACAAGGATTTATATCTTTAAACGAGTAAATGATATCAATTCAAATGAATATGAAAGTCTGatatgtattaaaaatgacagtaaagtaaaataactaAGGGTCAGGGTCCTGATCGGGAGTCGGCCATCATGTAGTTCTGTCTCATGGTCATTTCTGAGCTCTGGAACTTTCACTACCTAAAAACTCTCacaataaaccacacacacacacacacaaaaacatggaaTATCAATTCTCATTATGTTCCTTTACTGGAAATGTCGTCTTTTCTGAAGTCTGAAATGGCAGACGAAGAAGAACGGGGCCGTAGAAgactttattatcgccacatatacattacaggacagtgcaattcttttcttcaaataccccaactgaggaggttggggtcagagtgcaggggcagctatgatacagcaccgcTGGAGCAAGGAGGGTTGAgagcctttctcaagggccccgcagtggcagcttggctgtgctgttccttgaaccccaatccaacaacccagagccttaacaagTTGAGCCACCACAAACTTTCAGCCATCTTTTTGTCTACAAAAACCTGTAAACCAGGTTGCTATCAttgtaaatgatgttttttCCTCCCAATGAATTTTCcattttcagatttatttaatgttcTATATACAGTTTGTTTGAGTctaaaaaaagtctttaaagtCCTGTAGCTTGCCTACGATCCCGCTCGAAGTAGCATGACGGAAAAGCGCCTAAGCTAAAAcgatcattttaaatgtaatatttttgtttttatgctgACTTGTGAGGGAATTGTGATCCAGAGTCCTGATCAGAACATGAACTTGTGTACACTGTATCCTGATTCACCACTTAGCAAGCGAGGTTTTCTTACTCTCTGGTCTTGCTAACTAAGCTAGTATAGcacttcttattttaattaatgaatgaaatgaaattggggcatagaagtctttattagcaccacatatacattacagcacaggtgAATTCTTTTCTTCGCACATCCGAACTGAGgagattggggtcagagcaccggggcagctatgatacatagtgcccctggagcaggtgtgAGGGGTAAGGGCGATGCTCAGttacccaacagtggcatcttggcGGTGCTGATACTTGAACCCCCAATCTTCCAAtcgagtatttttttttaattccctttCCCTGTGAAATTCTGCCCTCTTCTGGTAAAGCAGAAAAGGCTCGAGGACAGACTAACGTGCATGTTCAGAAAACATAAGACACTGGACACATACAGTTTGAATGTTAATTGTGCTTTATCATATGGATCTCATTAACTCTTCATTTAAAGACGTAACGGCAtcctaatttttttaatataattaaaaatggaAACCATTTCAGTAATAAACCCCAAAAGAACagccacacatactgtataaaaatgagactGAGGACTGAGTTAGAAGAAGTAAACTTGCTCATATGAACTAAAGTTTGCTGTATAAACAGgattataattgtatataaggGCTCGAGTCTCCTCCTCTGGCTGACTGAAGTGGTGAGAGCTTCTCCTtcctgtagagagagagagagagagagagagagagagagagagagaaagagagagagagagagaacagtttTAATGCAAATATATCTGTAATAgcaatacagacagacagaaagacagacaatcTGATGATATTCAGTTATTTAGCAAACAAAGAGTGACGGGCTGCcggacacagacaggcagatagacggacagacagacaaatagattgATGGATAGATAGCAAAAGAGAGCTAGACAGAGATAaagaggcaggcagacagacagatagagagagattgttattattgttctgttaaaatattatgttatattattttgGAATGTTATCATTGTAATATTActatgttgttgttattattattattattgttattgttgtgtttattactATAATCATTGttcctttattttctgttaAGTGGGGGCAGatgatagaaagaaagagagagacagacggacatagCACATTCAGGCAAGCATGCAGATAGATCgacatagagaaagagagagagtgagagagagagagagagagagagagagagagagagagagagagagagagagagagagagagagagaatgggagacATAGACAAGCAGCCACACATAGACAGCTAGCCAGATAGATTAAAGTTACCTTCATTCACAAGAAACTGTGCCAGTAGTGAAGACACTTGGACAGCGTTTTTGGAATGAGGAAAACTGTAGTGAGGGTCCCACTGGAAACGGTTCACTTCTGGATGCCACTGGACACCGTAGAACGGGTACTTCTTCCCTGTGGACCAATCAGGAGAGTAGAAAAAATGAAAGACTGCCTTTAAGATAACTATGCACATACTTCCTGAGATACACATCACGGTCATGCAGATGTtaattctataaaaatataaacatgattcTGTGCCCTGTACCTTCCATAGTGGAGACGAACACAGCTCCGTTCTCTGCCTTGTTAGTGGATAATATAGTGAAGAAGCTACTCAGTTTCTTATTTCCTACAAATACCTGTAACAGACAGATATATGGtgaaaactacacacacatgaaacGATACGAATGCTACTTCATACCGATGGAGTCATGTACTGTACCTGCTCTGTAATGCCGTAATGGTGGAAGTTTCCAGTGAGTGGTTCCTCTGATAGTGCCTTGAACAGCTCGGGAGGAAAACTCGCAAACATGCGGCTAGACCGGGCCTCTGTTAAAGAGATTATACTCAGAATTTGGATTTTAAGAGAGGAGATATTTTATTAAGTGCAAGCACAAAGGTATAAGGAACACTTAAGAAGCCAGGGAAAGTGCTGTCTGCCCTCTTACACATCCATGAGGTCACAGATGCTTATGACTGGCACACTGTCGCTCTGATTGACCCTCCCACCCAGAGACCACAGCCAGTGCTCATGAGCTCATTTACATACAATCGTCAGAATTTGAACATTGCGCCTCTCTGGAATGCTGAATCTTTTCACAGTGTACCTGAGGTGAGGTTTAAGGGCATTGAGATATTTTCTGCCATGGTTTTGCTCAGCAGGTTCTCTCCTGCCACCTGTACCGTGAGCAGCTGGAAGCCCATACATGTCCCCCAGATTGGGAAGTAGTCACCCTCATTGTTGGCCTGAAACAATAAAGTGAAACTGCTTTAAAACTGTCCCTCAGAATGATGGGAAACAATGCTGTGAATCTGTAGGAGTCAGTTCCCTTTTTTAACAGTTGCTGCGCTGGAAATAATGAGCAGAAGTAGATAATCggtacaatatatacagtagtatataGATAccgtatatataaaacacagatgCACCACCAACGTCTCCCTGAACTAGACACAATGCTGAAGATAgagaaaaatcaatcaatcagtcagtcaatcaataaATAAGCTGTTCTACATATCTGTGGAAAGCTTCTGATTCAATTCACCAGCTACAGACAACTTTCTATTGAATGACGTTTACTTAAATCGAACAAGTAAACACGTGTCAGTGAAGGAAATTCTGACTCTTTCACCGACTCAGTTTCACTCGACCTGCACGTCATTCACCTGAAGTGCGAGTCTGAAGTAAAGTCCGGCGGTGTGGGCGAAGTCAGATGTTTCCAGATCCACTGCACCACCGATAAATATAAGCCTGTCCAAGGATTCACAGAGTGTTTAGAAATTTCTGCGTGACATCAAGAATCGGTGTTTACTCTAATTATTTTTCTAACAATCAGCCATCGTTAGAAAGATGGCTTTCTAATTCACATTGTCCTCATTAGAAAGATGAGGAAGTGTAAACTATCACTTCTGATTTTGTCTCTGGACTGAAAGATGAAACTTTGACCTACCCGTTGACTGAATGGAAGATCTTTTCGTGCTCTTCTCTGGTCTGATTCAGTCTAGAACGAAAAATCcattaataatgtataataatatggATTGGGTTTGAATGTGGATGCTATTAAATTAAAGCTATTTCAAAATAACATCTGCGACATCTGCTTTCGAAGCACATCGTCATGTGCTGTCGTACCTGATGGGAATCACACGTGCTCCACCTGACTCGATGTACTTCACGTAAGACGAGGGTATGTAGGTTCTTCCGTACGGAAGCAGACTAGGGTCATTAACCTCCTGAGTTAAAATACCTGTGGGAATTATAGCAAGTCATATAAGGACTTATGCTAAAAATCTATAGCTATAATAATTTGCAACATGTCATCATATAAGAGGAATAGATCATCCACTAGGTGAATCATGTCAGTGATGGATCATTGAATGAATCATGTGATACAGACgaatctataaataaatcatgtcatCTAGATGAATCGATAAATTAATCGTGTATTATAGATGAAGCTAAAGATAAATTATATCATATTGATGAATCGTGTAATATAGATTTCTCTGTAGATAAACTATGTAATTGATGAATCTATAGATGAATCATGGCGTAATTGAATCTATAGATGAATCATGGCGTAACTGAAACTATAGATGAATCATGGCGTAACTGAATCTATAGATGAATCATGGCGTAACTGAATCTATAGATCATGGCGTAAGTGAATCTATAGATGAATCATGGCGTAACTGAATCTATAGATCATGGCGTAATTGAATCTATAGTTGAATCATTCCGTAATTGATTCTATAAATGAATCATTCCGTAATAGATCATCAGATAAATCAAATCTGAATGGTTTTGACTTGAATGTTGCGTTACTGGTGTTTTTACTCTTAAATTGTCACCGAttctacacactctacagaaGCTGAATGTGAGCATACACACCGATCACCGGCCGGTCGTTCGGACTTTCTACGAGAGGAAGCCGTGCAGCGCTCGCGCAGCTCACCGCGAGCACGAGGAAGGGCAGATCCGCGATCCGGTTCAGCATCCCAGCG
Proteins encoded in this window:
- the LOC113646029 gene encoding gamma-glutamyl hydrolase → MRTHTHSVHTHTHSIHAHTHIYTRTLYRDGYCFSVISKDCKSAGMLNRIADLPFLVLAVSCASAARLPLVESPNDRPVIGILTQEVNDPSLLPYGRTYIPSSYVKYIESGGARVIPIRLNQTREEHEKIFHSVNGLIFIGGAVDLETSDFAHTAGLYFRLALQANNEGDYFPIWGTCMGFQLLTVQVAGENLLSKTMAENISMPLNLTSEARSSRMFASFPPELFKALSEEPLTGNFHHYGITEQVFVGNKKLSSFFTILSTNKAENGAVFVSTMEGKKYPFYGVQWHPEVNRFQWDPHYSFPHSKNAVQVSSLLAQFLVNEGRRSSHHFSQPEEETRALIYNYNPVYTANFSSYEQVYFF